TGGTAGCCGCGAGATCAGCGGTGACGTTGCCCAGTGTCGCGAAGACATCCGGGATCGTGTCCACTGCCAGCAACAGTCCCAACGGTGCCACCGGCAGTCCCATCGCCTGGGCGACCGGAAGGTTGGTGGCCATATAGCTGACCTGTCCGGGCAGCCCGACGGAGCCCAGGCTGATCACCACCGCCAAGGCGCAACCGGCGGCCAACTGGGCAACGCCCAAGTCGATGCCGTAGGCCCAGGCAATGAAGGCCGCAGCGCTGAGGTACTGCACAGGACTGGTGATCCGGAACAATGTCACCGCCATGGGCAGGACCAGTCCGGAAATCTGCCGCGGGTAACGCAGTCGGTCGTTGGCGACCTCCAGCATGGCCGGCAGCGAAGCCAATGACGACTGGGTGCTCGCCGCGACCACCTGGGCGGGGGCAATGGCGGCGGCAAAGCGCCGGATCGACTCGCCGCCCCAGACGACCGCCACCAGCACCATGGCCACGGTCACGGTCAGATAGAGCAGGCATTGAAGCGCGATGTAGATGCCCAGTGCGCTGAGCATGCTCAGTCCGGCTCGAGCGGTAACGGCCAGGATGAGCGCGAAGACGCCAACCGGCGCCGCCCAGAGCACCCAACGCACGATCATGATCATGGCGTCGGCCAGTGCCTGGAAAAACTCGACCATCAGCGCGCGCCGCGGCGCTTCGATCCTCGTCAGCGCAAATCCGAAGAACAGCGCGAAGACGACCAGCGGAAGCATCGCGCCACTCGCAGCGGCCTCCACGGCGTTGCTGGGGACGATGCCGGTCACCCATTGCGACCAGCCGGCCGGAGCGGGCAGGGCGGCGGTCTCGCTCGCGCCTCCGCCCAGCGCGACCGCAAGGCCCGGATCGTGCGGAAGCAGTGACAGCAGCGCCGGTGCGGCGATGGCAGTGAACACCGCGGCCAGCGCGAGCAATGCGATGAATACCAGTATCGCATTGCGCGCGATCCGCCCCGACGCGGCGGCATCGGCCGCGGTACTGACGCCGACCACGACCAGCGCAAGCACCAGCGGCACCACGGTCATCTGCAGTGCGTTCAACCACAGCCGGCCGAAAGGATGCACAACGTCGGCGACGCGCGTCGCGATTGCCGGGTCGATCCAGGCCAGGCCAAGGCCGACCAGTGCGCCCAGGGCGAGGGCAAGCAGTACGCGGGAAGTGCCGGTCACAGCCCCCTGCTCCGCGCGACGAGGGTGCCCACCTCAATGACAGATGCGCAGGAACAGTGGTGAAACACGGCAGGTCGTTGCATGGACGGGCTCGCGACAGGCGGCGGCGATCGAGGAGCGCGGCCGGCGTGGGATGGGAAGAGAACAGGATCTACGGCTGCGATCAAGGTTCGAGCATCGGTTGCAGGCGTTCAAGGTTCTCACGCAACTGCCGATCGCGTCCGCCTTCGCAAAGTCGGACGAACACCCGGTCCATCAGGTGCTGTGCTGCAGCCTGGTAAAGCAATGGCTGGATATGCACCTGGTCATCGTGGGCCGATACCAGCAGGGCGATATCGGCATAGGCGCGCAGCGGGTTGGAAGTGTGGCGGGTGACGGATACGACGCTGCCGCCACGCTCCTGAAAGCTGCGGGCGATGTAGCACAGCGGGGGCGGCTTTCCGTGTTCGGAGAAGACCATCAACACGTCGCCCTCACAGGCAGCGCTGACGCTGGCCGCCATGTGGGCGGGATCGAAGTTGTGCACGGTCAGGATGCCCAGCAACGACAGCCGCAAGGCGAGGGCGCGGGCGCGGATGTCGTCATCGCCAAGACCGATCAGGAACACCTTGCCGCCCTCACCGGCGCGGGTAATGGCTGCCGCGACGGCTGCGATGGTGCCGGGCGGATTGATCGACCGCGTTTCCTCCTCGGCCGCCGATTTGCGTCGCCACAACTCGGCCGCCATGGCATCGGCGGGATGCTCCGGCGCACTGGTAGCCGGCTCCTCATCGCCGTTGTCGGCGCGCGCGATGTCCTCGCCCACGGAATACTTGAGGTCGGGGTAACCCTTGAAGCCGAGCTTCTGGCAGAACTTCACCACGCTGGACTGACTGACGCCCAGTGCGTTGGCGAGCTGCTGCGAAGAGTAGTCGCGCAGCAGGTTGGCGTTGTCGAGCACGAAGTCGGCAATGCGGCGCTCGATCGCCGACATCTGGTCTCGCCGCGAGCGGATGGTCAGCAGGGCCGACATTTCAGGCGGCTGCGTTGCAGTTGCTGATCGGCTCCAGACCGCGGATCTCACGGATGCCCAGCCCGGGTGCATCCGTGATCGATATCTCCGACTCGTTGAAGATCACTCCGCCTTCCACCGGGTTGTAGGCACACAGCGAAGGGCCGTCCAGGTCGACCTTGGTGATCACGTCGGACTTGGCCACCGCCAGGTGGACGGCGGCGGCAACGCTGATGCTCGTCTCCAGCATGCAGCCGATCATGCACTCGACCTGGTGCATGGCGGCGATGTCGGCGATACGCACTGCGTTGGAGATGCCGCCGGTCTTCATCAGCTTGATGTTGATGATGTCCGCCGCGCGCATGTGGATGAGCTTGATCACCTCCATCGGGCCGAACACGCTTTCATCGGCCATGATCGGGGTGTGCACGCGCTCGGTCACGTAGCGCATGCCTTCCAGGTCGCGGGCGCGGACCGGCTGCTCCACCAGTTCCAGCCGGACGCCGGCATCCTCCAGGCCGCGGATGGCGTACACCGCCTCCTTGGCACTCCACCCCTGGTTGGCATCCAGGCGCAGCAGGGCGCGGTTCTCCACCGCCGCGTAGATGGCCTTGACCCGCTCAATGTCGACGCCGATGTCCTTGCCGACCTTGATCTTCAGCGAGTCAAAACCGCGGTCGACGGCGCTGATCGAGTCGGCGACCATCTTGTCGATGGTGTCCACGCTGATGGTGATGTCGGTGGTGACGAGTGGATCGCCGCCGCCGAGCATCTTGTACAGCGGCGCACCATAGAGCTGCCCGAACAGGTCGTAGATGGCGATCTCGACGGCGGCCTTGGCGCTGGAATTCTTCTCCATCGCGGTCTGGATCAAGCGGGTGATGCGGTTGAGGTCGGCGATCTCCTCACCGATCAGCCGCGGCGAGATGTAGTGGCGGATCGCGTCGACGATGGAGCCGTGCGTGTCGCCGGTAATCACCGCCGTCGCGGGCGCCTCGCCGTAGCCGATGTTGCCGCTGTCGGTGTGGACCATGACGACGATGTCCTCGACCTGCTGGACCGTCCGCAGGGCGGTCTTGAACGGGGTTTTCAGCGGCACGCGGAGCATGCCGAATTCAATTCGGGTGATCTTCATTTATCGCAGGTCCGGTTGCAGTGTGCGTCGTAGGGTCAGTGGCTCGGCAGGCGCAGCGCGCCGTGCGGGCGCACGATGCTGGTCATGCGATCGATGTAGCTCTCGGTCTCGCTGAACATCATCGGTTCCAGCGGCGTCACCACCACCCCGTTGAGCGCCATCGAGACCAGCTCGCCATCGTCGCCCCTGTAGCGGCCGCCGTGGGTGTCGTGGATGAGGTAGGTCATGCCGCCGTGGTGGCCGATCACCATCATCACGTGGCCGGGAATGTAGACCAGGTCGCCCACCTGCAACTGGGCAACCGCGGCCTTGCGCTTGGCGGCGTCGTCGTTGCGCTCGAAGGTGATGTGCTCCAGCGCCGGGCTCACCGCCTGCGCGCTGGTGTTGCGGGGAAGCTCGACGCCCATGCTGCGGTAGATCTCCGAGACGAAACCGCTGCAGTCGCGGGTGCCGTACGCGTGTCCCCAGCCATAGCGCTCGCCGAGGAACTTGAACCCCTGGTCGACGAGGTTTGCCGGAGTCAGCGCCAGGTAATCCGCGGCGCTGTCGGCGCGACGCGGCAGCAGCGCCGGCGCCATCCCCAGGCTCCCGTCCTCGTTGCGCACCGGCATTTGCAGCACGTAGGCGGCGTAGGGGTGCTGGCCGTTGACGGGCTTGTTGGGCGGAACGTCCGC
The genomic region above belongs to Lysobacter avium and contains:
- a CDS encoding dicarboxylate/amino acid:cation symporter, translated to MTGTSRVLLALALGALVGLGLAWIDPAIATRVADVVHPFGRLWLNALQMTVVPLVLALVVVGVSTAADAAASGRIARNAILVFIALLALAAVFTAIAAPALLSLLPHDPGLAVALGGGASETAALPAPAGWSQWVTGIVPSNAVEAAASGAMLPLVVFALFFGFALTRIEAPRRALMVEFFQALADAMIMIVRWVLWAAPVGVFALILAVTARAGLSMLSALGIYIALQCLLYLTVTVAMVLVAVVWGGESIRRFAAAIAPAQVVAASTQSSLASLPAMLEVANDRLRYPRQISGLVLPMAVTLFRITSPVQYLSAAAFIAWAYGIDLGVAQLAAGCALAVVISLGSVGLPGQVSYMATNLPVAQAMGLPVAPLGLLLAVDTIPDVFATLGNVTADLAATSIVAKAARGDAIASDAVEP
- a CDS encoding dipeptide epimerase encodes the protein MKITRIEFGMLRVPLKTPFKTALRTVQQVEDIVVMVHTDSGNIGYGEAPATAVITGDTHGSIVDAIRHYISPRLIGEEIADLNRITRLIQTAMEKNSSAKAAVEIAIYDLFGQLYGAPLYKMLGGGDPLVTTDITISVDTIDKMVADSISAVDRGFDSLKIKVGKDIGVDIERVKAIYAAVENRALLRLDANQGWSAKEAVYAIRGLEDAGVRLELVEQPVRARDLEGMRYVTERVHTPIMADESVFGPMEVIKLIHMRAADIINIKLMKTGGISNAVRIADIAAMHQVECMIGCMLETSISVAAAVHLAVAKSDVITKVDLDGPSLCAYNPVEGGVIFNESEISITDAPGLGIREIRGLEPISNCNAAA
- a CDS encoding MurR/RpiR family transcriptional regulator; translation: MSALLTIRSRRDQMSAIERRIADFVLDNANLLRDYSSQQLANALGVSQSSVVKFCQKLGFKGYPDLKYSVGEDIARADNGDEEPATSAPEHPADAMAAELWRRKSAAEEETRSINPPGTIAAVAAAITRAGEGGKVFLIGLGDDDIRARALALRLSLLGILTVHNFDPAHMAASVSAACEGDVLMVFSEHGKPPPLCYIARSFQERGGSVVSVTRHTSNPLRAYADIALLVSAHDDQVHIQPLLYQAAAQHLMDRVFVRLCEGGRDRQLRENLERLQPMLEP